The following coding sequences lie in one Saccharomonospora amisosensis genomic window:
- a CDS encoding TetR/AcrR family transcriptional regulator produces the protein MSENQAVKPTETTPLRRRPVQQRSAQRVERMLDASAELLQELGYEALTTTLIAKRAGVAVGSLYQFFPDKRAVVQALTQRNLERFIAAVNERLSTLDPKHWWDVVDSLLDIYLRMHREVPGFSRVHFGDVVDVRLLDDRRTNNRVITDSLADLIIEHVEVERDELILPISIAVEAADGLLNLAFRTDPQGDPDVIAETKSLIKGYLAGKFGE, from the coding sequence GTGTCCGAGAACCAGGCCGTGAAGCCCACCGAGACGACGCCGCTGCGGCGGCGACCCGTCCAGCAACGCAGCGCGCAACGTGTCGAACGAATGCTGGACGCCAGTGCCGAACTGCTGCAGGAACTCGGTTACGAGGCGCTGACCACCACGCTGATCGCCAAACGCGCGGGGGTCGCGGTGGGCTCGCTTTACCAGTTCTTTCCCGACAAGCGTGCCGTGGTACAGGCACTGACACAGCGCAACCTCGAACGGTTCATCGCAGCCGTCAACGAGCGGCTGAGCACCCTCGATCCCAAGCACTGGTGGGATGTCGTCGACTCGTTGCTCGACATCTACCTGCGAATGCACCGGGAAGTGCCCGGGTTCTCCCGGGTGCACTTCGGTGATGTGGTGGACGTCCGGCTGCTCGACGACCGCCGCACCAACAACAGGGTCATCACCGATTCCCTCGCCGACCTGATCATCGAGCACGTCGAGGTAGAGCGGGACGAACTCATCCTTCCCATCTCGATCGCGGTCGAGGCCGCGGACGGGCTGCTCAACCTGGCGTTTCGGACGGACCCGCAGGGCGACCCCGACGTGATCGCCGAGACCAAGTCACTCATCAAGGGCTACTTGGCCGGCAAGTTCGGCGAGTAG
- a CDS encoding D-arabinono-1,4-lactone oxidase, whose protein sequence is MKPWTNWAGTESALPRRVHRPMDTEEIAKIVADASVRGRRVKVPGSGHSFTGIAVADGDAVDLRAWKGIVSADSASGLVTVRSATTLRELNTALASMGLAMSNLGDIDAQTIAGAISTGTHGTGARFGGLATQVEALELVLADGSTVTCSRELRPELFDAARVGLGALGVISTVTLRCEPAFVLAASERPEPLERVLSEFHEFAEHNDHFEFYWFPYGKNALVKRNNRQPAGTRPRPLSRVREFVDYTVMENAAFGALCRVGRAVPRLVPSLGGFASSVLSARDYSDASHRVFATQRAVRFVESEFAVPRSAALDVLAELRALVPRLRHPVAFPVEVRVAAADDIWLSTAYGRDSAYIAVHQYVGMPYREYFERFARIAGEVGGRPHWGKLHDLDAAALRDRYPRFDDFVRVRAQVDPGGTFSNAYLDRVLGPVG, encoded by the coding sequence ATGAAGCCGTGGACCAACTGGGCGGGAACCGAGAGCGCTCTGCCGCGCCGGGTCCACCGGCCGATGGACACCGAGGAGATCGCGAAGATCGTCGCCGATGCCTCCGTGCGGGGACGGCGGGTCAAGGTGCCAGGCAGCGGGCACTCGTTCACCGGCATCGCGGTGGCCGACGGGGACGCCGTCGACCTCCGGGCGTGGAAGGGCATCGTTTCGGCCGACTCCGCGTCCGGCCTTGTGACCGTTCGCTCGGCGACCACGCTGCGGGAACTGAACACCGCGCTCGCCTCGATGGGGCTCGCCATGAGCAATCTCGGCGACATCGACGCCCAGACCATCGCGGGCGCCATCTCCACCGGCACGCACGGCACGGGTGCCCGGTTCGGCGGCCTCGCCACCCAGGTGGAAGCCCTTGAGCTCGTACTGGCCGACGGGTCGACAGTGACTTGCTCGCGCGAACTCCGGCCGGAACTGTTCGACGCCGCGCGGGTGGGCCTCGGCGCACTCGGGGTCATCAGCACGGTGACCCTGCGCTGCGAGCCCGCCTTCGTGCTCGCGGCGAGCGAGCGTCCAGAACCACTCGAACGAGTGCTTTCCGAATTCCACGAGTTCGCCGAACACAACGACCACTTCGAGTTCTACTGGTTCCCTTACGGCAAGAACGCGCTGGTCAAGCGGAACAACCGGCAGCCTGCGGGCACGCGACCGCGTCCGCTGTCCCGAGTTCGGGAGTTCGTCGACTACACGGTCATGGAAAACGCGGCCTTCGGCGCGCTGTGCCGGGTCGGCCGCGCCGTCCCTCGGCTGGTGCCCTCCCTCGGCGGCTTCGCCTCCTCTGTGCTTTCCGCCCGCGACTACAGCGACGCCTCTCATCGCGTCTTCGCCACCCAGCGCGCGGTGCGGTTCGTCGAGTCGGAGTTCGCGGTGCCGAGGTCAGCGGCGCTCGACGTACTCGCCGAGCTTCGCGCCCTGGTACCGAGGCTGCGGCACCCGGTGGCCTTCCCGGTGGAGGTCCGGGTCGCGGCCGCCGACGACATCTGGTTGTCCACGGCATACGGTCGGGACAGCGCCTACATCGCGGTGCATCAGTACGTCGGCATGCCCTACCGCGAGTACTTCGAGCGGTTCGCCAGGATCGCAGGCGAGGTCGGCGGCAGGCCACACTGGGGCAAGCTGCACGACCTCGACGCGGCCGCGCTGCGCGACCGCTACCCGCGCTTCGACGACTTCGTACGGGTGCGCGCACAGGTCGATCCGGGCGGTACGTTCTCCAACGCCTACCTCGATCGGGTGCTTGGGCCGGTCGGTTGA
- a CDS encoding BCCT family transporter gives MSEQHDGTDAPSTLGPHSNPPEATGAGTPDAATGHGDRPHRETGIDRVVFGVAAALAVLVIAWGASSPATLASFADSLLNDAVIPYGGWLFVLTASGFVLFALLLAVSRYGRIPLGRDDERPEFRTSSWVAMMFSAGMGIGLMFFGVYEPVTHLTNPPPGSAAPGSDEAVHTAMATTLFHWTVHPWAIYAVVGLAIAYSTFRRRRGQLISAVFEPLIGARRSNGPLGKAIDIMAIFATLFGSAASLGLGALQVGGGLAAVGWLDNPGTGLLVAIIAVLTVAFVASAVSGVARGIQWLSNINMVLAALLAVFVLVVGPTVLILNLVPSAIGDYFREFAEMSGRTGVTGGEEMREWLAGWTVFYWAWWISWTPFVGMFIARISRGRTIRQFIFGVIAVPSVVSLGWFAIFGGAAIDRQRSGTDIAGAGGSEAATFTLLETFPLFLPIAVIVMLLVSIFFVSGADAASVVMGTLSQRGSVEPGRGVVVFWGVLMGAVAAVMLLVGGGNALTGLQNLTILVAVPFVAVMIALCVSLWRDLRHDPLMIREDEMMRSLAEIHAERTGGATPPRRRSVRGRAR, from the coding sequence ATGTCCGAACAACACGACGGAACCGACGCGCCGAGCACGCTGGGGCCGCATTCGAACCCGCCAGAGGCGACCGGCGCGGGCACGCCGGACGCCGCAACAGGGCACGGCGACCGACCCCATCGGGAAACCGGGATCGACCGGGTGGTGTTCGGCGTGGCAGCGGCACTCGCCGTGCTCGTGATCGCGTGGGGTGCCTCTTCCCCCGCGACGCTCGCCTCGTTCGCCGACAGCCTGCTCAACGACGCGGTGATCCCCTATGGCGGCTGGCTGTTCGTACTGACGGCAAGCGGTTTCGTGCTGTTCGCTCTACTGCTGGCGGTCAGCAGGTACGGCCGCATTCCGCTTGGCCGCGACGACGAGAGACCGGAGTTTCGCACCTCGTCGTGGGTGGCGATGATGTTCAGCGCCGGGATGGGCATCGGCCTGATGTTCTTCGGGGTTTACGAACCGGTGACTCACCTCACCAACCCGCCGCCCGGCTCCGCGGCACCGGGCTCGGACGAGGCAGTGCACACGGCCATGGCCACGACGTTGTTCCACTGGACCGTGCACCCGTGGGCCATCTACGCCGTCGTCGGGCTCGCCATCGCCTACAGCACGTTCCGAAGGCGGCGCGGCCAGTTGATCAGCGCGGTGTTCGAACCGCTCATCGGTGCCCGGCGCAGCAACGGCCCGCTCGGCAAGGCGATCGACATCATGGCGATCTTCGCGACCCTCTTCGGGTCGGCTGCGTCGCTCGGTCTCGGCGCGTTGCAGGTCGGCGGCGGGCTCGCGGCCGTGGGGTGGCTCGACAACCCGGGCACCGGCCTGCTCGTCGCGATCATCGCTGTGCTGACCGTCGCCTTCGTCGCCTCCGCCGTTTCCGGCGTGGCAAGGGGCATCCAGTGGCTGTCCAACATCAACATGGTGCTCGCCGCGCTGCTCGCGGTATTCGTGCTGGTTGTCGGCCCGACCGTGCTGATCCTCAATCTCGTTCCGAGCGCCATCGGCGACTACTTCCGCGAGTTCGCCGAGATGTCGGGCCGCACCGGCGTCACCGGCGGTGAGGAGATGCGGGAGTGGCTGGCCGGCTGGACGGTCTTCTACTGGGCCTGGTGGATCTCCTGGACACCGTTCGTCGGCATGTTCATCGCTCGCATCTCACGGGGACGTACCATCCGGCAGTTCATTTTCGGTGTGATCGCGGTGCCGAGCGTGGTCAGCCTCGGCTGGTTCGCCATCTTCGGCGGTGCCGCAATAGACCGGCAGCGGTCGGGCACCGACATCGCGGGCGCGGGTGGTTCGGAGGCTGCGACCTTCACGCTGCTGGAAACCTTTCCGCTGTTCCTGCCGATCGCGGTGATCGTCATGCTGCTGGTGTCGATCTTTTTCGTCTCCGGCGCCGACGCCGCCTCGGTGGTGATGGGCACGCTGTCGCAGCGAGGCTCGGTGGAACCGGGTCGCGGCGTCGTCGTGTTCTGGGGTGTGCTGATGGGCGCGGTAGCCGCGGTGATGCTGCTCGTCGGTGGTGGGAACGCGCTCACCGGCCTGCAGAACCTGACGATCCTGGTCGCCGTGCCGTTCGTGGCGGTCATGATCGCGTTGTGCGTGTCGCTGTGGCGCGACCTGCGGCACGATCCACTGATGATCCGGGAGGACGAGATGATGCGCTCGCTTGCGGAGATCCACGCCGAACGAACCGGTGGGGCGACTCCACCGCGTCGCAGGAGTGTGCGGGGTCGCGCCAGGTGA
- a CDS encoding copper resistance CopC family protein codes for MRTVRNALLVVWVAALALLGIAGQAAAHNALVSSDPADGDRLDTAPAVVTLTFDQPVQDADVNQLAVTGPDGEQWATGEVRVARNVVTAPLRPLGPAGEYIIGFRILSADGHPVSEEIRFTLTTPGAAAPSAPDTSMTAEPTGQAKPEATATVRQREPAEDSGIPVWVWVVGAVVLLGAGLTLALRMGKSSDE; via the coding sequence ATGAGGACGGTACGCAACGCACTGCTGGTGGTCTGGGTGGCGGCGTTGGCACTGCTCGGCATCGCCGGGCAGGCCGCCGCTCACAACGCGCTCGTATCCTCCGACCCCGCCGACGGGGACCGGCTCGACACCGCTCCGGCGGTGGTGACGCTCACCTTCGACCAACCGGTGCAGGACGCTGACGTCAACCAGCTGGCCGTCACCGGGCCGGACGGTGAGCAGTGGGCAACGGGCGAAGTGCGGGTGGCACGTAACGTCGTCACCGCGCCACTGCGACCGCTCGGGCCAGCGGGCGAGTACATCATCGGGTTCCGGATTCTGTCGGCCGACGGGCACCCGGTCTCCGAGGAGATCCGCTTCACGCTGACGACGCCCGGTGCGGCAGCCCCCTCGGCCCCGGACACCTCGATGACAGCGGAACCGACGGGGCAGGCCAAGCCCGAGGCGACCGCCACCGTGCGACAGCGCGAACCCGCCGAGGACTCCGGCATTCCGGTGTGGGTGTGGGTTGTCGGTGCCGTCGTGCTCCTCGGTGCCGGGCTGACCCTCGCCCTGCGCATGGGCAAATCCTCGGACGAATAG
- a CDS encoding ABC transporter permease encodes MNLLEYVADRWDRLSLQAWLHVSEVVQSTLLAAVIGVLIGVAVYRSPAGSAIATALASTILTIPSFALLGLLIPVVGLGATPTVIALVLYALLPITRNTIVGLAGVDPAITDAARGIGMSRFGVLTKVELRLAWPAILAGMRVATQLLMGIAVIAAYAKGPGLGNEVFSGLTRAGSANATNQALAGTVGVVMLALLLEGGYFIIARLTVSRGIRG; translated from the coding sequence GTGAACCTCCTCGAATACGTCGCCGATCGCTGGGATCGGCTCTCGTTGCAGGCCTGGCTGCACGTGAGTGAGGTGGTGCAGTCCACCCTGCTGGCCGCGGTCATTGGCGTGCTGATAGGGGTGGCGGTCTATCGAAGCCCCGCGGGTTCCGCCATCGCGACCGCGCTGGCCAGCACGATCCTCACCATCCCCTCGTTCGCGTTGCTCGGCCTGCTCATCCCTGTGGTGGGGCTCGGTGCGACGCCGACGGTGATCGCGCTGGTGCTGTACGCGCTGCTGCCGATCACTCGCAACACCATCGTCGGCCTCGCCGGGGTCGACCCCGCCATCACCGACGCCGCGCGGGGTATCGGAATGAGCCGCTTCGGCGTACTCACCAAGGTCGAGCTGCGGTTGGCGTGGCCGGCGATCCTGGCGGGGATGCGGGTTGCGACCCAGTTGCTGATGGGCATCGCGGTGATCGCGGCCTATGCGAAGGGTCCCGGGCTCGGCAACGAGGTTTTCTCCGGCCTCACCAGGGCGGGCAGTGCGAACGCGACCAACCAGGCGCTCGCCGGAACGGTCGGCGTCGTGATGCTGGCCCTGTTGTTGGAGGGCGGCTACTTCATCATCGCCCGACTCACCGTCTCGAGGGGTATCCGTGGCTGA
- a CDS encoding dihydrofolate reductase family protein, which translates to MISDNIAEEVAKLKEQPGGDLLLFGGAEIAATFIRLGLIDEFWLFVHPVMLGGGKSLFPELEQRQNLRLLTTRTFGSGAVHLRYSPNLPAK; encoded by the coding sequence GTGATCTCCGACAACATCGCAGAAGAGGTCGCGAAGCTGAAGGAGCAACCAGGGGGCGACCTGTTGCTGTTCGGCGGCGCCGAGATCGCCGCGACGTTCATCCGGCTCGGTCTCATCGACGAGTTCTGGCTGTTCGTGCACCCGGTCATGCTCGGAGGTGGCAAGTCGCTGTTCCCCGAGCTGGAGCAGCGGCAGAACCTGCGCCTGCTCACCACCCGCACCTTCGGCTCGGGTGCGGTACACCTGCGCTACTCGCCGAACTTGCCGGCCAAGTAG
- a CDS encoding NAD(P)H-binding protein has protein sequence MRVVIAGGHGKIAVRLEKLLAANGDTAVGIIRNPDHAADLRDAGAHPAVLDLEQADADEVAEVLSGADAAVFSAGAGPGSGVARKDTVDRAAAVLFARAAERAGVRRFVQVGSMGAGRPIDAGQVGEVFAAYLRAKAAAEQDLRERELDWTILRPGRLTDEPGTGLVHLADEVERADVPRDDVAAVLLRLLADSTTVGRTLELTSGNTPIEEAVARL, from the coding sequence ATGCGAGTTGTCATAGCCGGTGGTCACGGCAAGATCGCGGTGCGGCTTGAGAAGCTGCTCGCTGCGAACGGTGACACAGCAGTTGGAATCATCCGCAATCCCGACCACGCGGCCGACCTTCGTGACGCGGGAGCACACCCCGCGGTACTCGATCTCGAACAGGCCGATGCGGACGAGGTAGCCGAGGTGCTTTCGGGTGCCGACGCGGCCGTGTTCTCGGCCGGTGCCGGCCCCGGCAGCGGTGTCGCGCGAAAGGACACTGTGGACCGTGCTGCGGCCGTTCTGTTCGCGCGCGCGGCCGAACGCGCTGGTGTGCGCCGGTTTGTACAGGTCGGTTCCATGGGAGCGGGCCGACCGATCGACGCCGGGCAGGTGGGCGAGGTGTTCGCGGCATACCTGCGGGCGAAGGCCGCGGCCGAGCAGGACCTGCGCGAGCGCGAGCTGGATTGGACCATCCTGCGGCCGGGCAGGCTCACCGACGAGCCGGGCACCGGGCTCGTCCACCTCGCCGACGAGGTGGAGCGGGCGGACGTGCCCCGTGACGATGTCGCGGCCGTGCTGCTGCGGTTGCTCGCAGACTCGACCACCGTGGGCCGCACTCTGGAGTTGACCTCCGGGAACACCCCGATCGAGGAGGCCGTGGCGCGGCTGTAG
- a CDS encoding aminoglycoside phosphotransferase family protein has protein sequence MDGRFTRQKLDDVLARVCDLLGLDARNATLLRFTNNAVYSLARDPVVVRIVGSRALAHRAHKVVKVARHFERHGVAAIRLFGNLRQPLLIGENVVTVWHRVEETGRRATSAELARLLREVHALPLPEGIGDWAPLADVRARVSDAEELDPADRRFLLRRCAEVEEHLLELEFPLPRGFVHGDAHPGNVIVGADGPVLCDFDSSCIGPPEWDLTPLAVGRERFGDPDAWYRDLARTYGFDVTEWDGFPVLRAARELKLTTSVLPIVRSHPSVRHELRRRLEDLRLGRTHTRWVRYR, from the coding sequence TTGGACGGCCGGTTCACCAGGCAGAAGCTGGATGACGTGCTCGCTCGGGTCTGTGATCTGCTGGGCCTCGACGCCAGGAACGCCACTCTGCTGCGATTCACCAACAACGCGGTGTACTCGCTGGCACGCGACCCGGTGGTGGTGCGCATCGTCGGGTCGCGTGCGCTGGCGCATCGGGCTCACAAGGTGGTGAAGGTCGCGCGGCACTTCGAGCGCCACGGCGTCGCGGCCATCCGGCTGTTCGGCAACCTGCGGCAGCCGCTATTGATCGGCGAGAACGTGGTGACCGTCTGGCACCGGGTCGAGGAAACGGGCAGGCGGGCGACGTCGGCCGAGTTGGCGCGGCTGCTGCGCGAAGTCCATGCCTTGCCGCTGCCAGAGGGCATCGGTGACTGGGCACCGCTGGCCGACGTGCGTGCTCGCGTGTCCGACGCGGAGGAGTTGGATCCGGCCGACAGGCGGTTCCTGCTGCGACGCTGCGCGGAGGTGGAGGAGCACCTGCTGGAGCTGGAGTTCCCGCTGCCCAGGGGGTTCGTACACGGCGACGCCCACCCCGGCAACGTGATCGTCGGTGCTGACGGCCCCGTGCTGTGCGACTTCGACTCCTCCTGTATCGGACCGCCGGAGTGGGACCTCACCCCGCTCGCGGTGGGAAGGGAGCGTTTCGGTGACCCCGACGCCTGGTACCGCGACCTCGCGCGTACCTACGGCTTCGATGTGACCGAGTGGGATGGGTTCCCCGTGTTACGCGCGGCGAGGGAGCTGAAGCTCACGACGAGCGTGCTGCCCATCGTGCGTAGCCACCCTTCCGTGCGGCACGAACTGCGGCGGCGGCTGGAGGATCTGCGGTTGGGTCGCACGCACACCCGGTGGGTTCGGTACCGCTGA
- a CDS encoding copper resistance D family protein — MARTETTPSMRLAPLLSVLTGALAGVLVGVALTATAPVSGVANVSEVVSVGLPIARVLLNIAAAATVGLGLLSVLVGYDRPRITEPVLTVARRAAVAAALLWALAALVTLVLQTAEYRPADTSVSTGDIAEYVGAAAAGKALLIVAAFALVQVGVGLLAVRRGERVPPEVRVGLGLFALLALPVTGHSSDWSLHDYTLISLELHVLAAIAWVGGLGALAVLLPANRVLLAHALPRFSRLATLCLLITAGTGVFNGVVQIVLAPGTNLWSALFTTPYGVLVLLKFLAAGLIAALGGYVRLKLLPGIVRHHRTTVAMWLTLELTVMGLALGFATVLTRTPVG; from the coding sequence GTGGCCAGGACCGAGACCACGCCTTCGATGCGGTTGGCTCCGCTGCTGAGCGTGCTCACCGGAGCCCTTGCCGGTGTGCTCGTCGGCGTGGCGCTCACCGCCACCGCACCGGTCAGCGGTGTGGCGAACGTGTCCGAGGTGGTCTCGGTCGGCCTGCCCATCGCGCGGGTGCTGCTCAACATCGCGGCTGCGGCGACGGTGGGGTTGGGGCTGCTCTCGGTGCTCGTCGGCTACGACCGGCCGAGGATCACCGAACCCGTCCTCACCGTCGCGCGCAGGGCCGCTGTCGCGGCGGCCCTACTGTGGGCGCTGGCCGCGCTGGTGACGCTGGTGCTGCAAACGGCGGAGTACCGGCCTGCCGACACCTCGGTCTCTACAGGGGACATCGCCGAGTACGTTGGCGCGGCCGCCGCGGGCAAGGCACTGCTGATTGTGGCCGCGTTCGCGCTGGTACAGGTGGGTGTCGGGTTACTGGCCGTGCGCAGGGGGGAACGGGTGCCCCCGGAGGTCAGAGTCGGACTCGGCCTGTTCGCACTGCTCGCACTACCGGTGACCGGGCACTCGTCGGACTGGAGCCTGCACGACTACACGCTGATCTCGCTCGAACTGCACGTGCTCGCCGCGATCGCCTGGGTAGGCGGGTTGGGTGCGCTGGCGGTGCTGCTGCCTGCCAACCGCGTGCTACTCGCGCACGCGCTGCCCCGCTTCTCCCGGCTCGCCACGCTGTGCCTGCTCATCACGGCGGGCACCGGCGTCTTCAACGGGGTGGTCCAGATCGTGCTGGCCCCTGGCACGAACCTGTGGTCGGCACTGTTCACCACGCCGTACGGCGTCCTCGTGCTGCTCAAGTTCCTCGCCGCGGGCCTCATCGCCGCGCTCGGCGGGTACGTGCGGCTGAAACTGCTGCCCGGCATCGTCCGGCACCATCGCACGACGGTCGCGATGTGGCTGACCCTGGAACTGACCGTGATGGGGCTGGCACTGGGTTTCGCCACGGTTCTCACCCGCACCCCTGTCGGCTGA
- a CDS encoding amino acid deaminase/aldolase: protein MGRVTTGNASYDSATKHLDPPLAIVDLDAFDANAEDLTRRAAGLPVRLASKSVRCRHLLERALARPGFRGVLAYSLAEALWLFQQGSCDDIVVGYPSVDHSALRALAADDAARAAIAIMVDSPEHLDVVDAALGREHPEIRVCLEFDASWRPLPGVHVGTRRSPVFTPRQAGRLAATIAARRGFRLVGVMGYEGQIAGVPDGAPGVRGAVVRSMQRRSAAELAPRRAAVVEAVRAVADLEFVNAGGTGSLELTSAEPAVTEVTAGSGLLGPALFSRYSRFTPRPAALFALPVVRRPTSRIATLFAGGYVASGKAGPSRLPSPYLPSGLRLLGVEGAGEVQTPVTGGAARSLRLGDRVWLRHAKSGELAEHFTEYHLLSSGRVVSTAPTYRGEGECFG, encoded by the coding sequence GTGGGCCGCGTGACCACGGGAAACGCCAGCTACGACTCGGCGACGAAACATCTTGACCCGCCATTGGCGATTGTCGACCTCGACGCCTTCGACGCCAACGCGGAAGACCTGACGCGCCGCGCGGCAGGGTTGCCCGTGAGGTTGGCCAGCAAATCGGTGCGGTGCAGACACCTGCTGGAACGCGCCCTCGCGCGGCCAGGATTTCGCGGAGTGCTGGCCTATTCGCTGGCCGAAGCGCTGTGGCTGTTCCAGCAGGGCAGCTGTGACGACATCGTGGTCGGGTACCCGTCGGTGGACCACTCCGCACTGCGCGCTCTCGCCGCTGACGACGCCGCGCGCGCAGCCATCGCGATCATGGTCGATTCGCCGGAGCACCTCGACGTCGTCGATGCCGCACTCGGCCGCGAGCACCCCGAGATCAGGGTGTGCCTTGAGTTCGACGCGTCGTGGCGACCACTGCCCGGCGTGCACGTGGGAACGCGCAGATCACCCGTGTTCACGCCGCGACAGGCGGGCAGGCTCGCCGCGACGATCGCGGCGCGCCGGGGATTTCGCCTGGTCGGCGTGATGGGGTACGAGGGCCAGATCGCCGGGGTGCCGGACGGGGCGCCTGGCGTCCGGGGTGCCGTGGTGCGCTCGATGCAGCGGCGTTCCGCCGCCGAACTTGCCCCTCGAAGGGCAGCCGTGGTGGAGGCGGTGCGCGCGGTGGCGGACCTGGAGTTCGTCAACGCAGGTGGCACCGGAAGCCTTGAACTCACCAGTGCCGAACCGGCGGTCACCGAGGTCACCGCCGGGTCCGGGCTGCTCGGACCCGCGCTGTTCTCCCGCTACTCCCGCTTCACCCCGCGACCGGCGGCGCTGTTCGCGCTACCCGTGGTGCGCCGTCCCACCTCCCGGATCGCGACGCTCTTCGCCGGTGGCTACGTCGCCTCCGGCAAGGCGGGGCCGTCACGGCTGCCGTCGCCGTACCTGCCATCCGGGTTACGGCTGCTCGGGGTTGAGGGCGCAGGAGAGGTGCAGACCCCGGTTACCGGTGGCGCGGCACGGTCGTTGCGGCTCGGTGACCGGGTGTGGCTGCGCCACGCGAAATCCGGGGAGTTGGCCGAACACTTCACCGAGTACCACCTGCTGTCGAGTGGCCGGGTGGTGTCCACGGCGCCGACCTACCGGGGAGAGGGAGAGTGCTTCGGCTGA
- a CDS encoding helix-turn-helix transcriptional regulator, which translates to MDANDAKQSRIKSEVWETAEMRDALANRNISEVYRQLRKHGVSQRQIAAMTGQSQSEVSEILKGRQVMAYDVLSRISEGLGIPRGYMGLAYDEATEIQVVGAADEQQAEEDESVKRRKFLAHAAQVTMGAAVFGPASDAWAASPARTPAPGRIGMTDVRQVEAATRALRALDYQYGGGFCRDAVVAQLSWGQQMLQASGTEGVKSRLYVALADLHSLAGWTSFDIGLIDSARGHFANALDLAKQGENHPLVANVLYRMGRVYLHQEAPNDALKLFQLGQIAAQESGSELAVAVLCANEAWAYAMMGNAEQAIKLLGRTRDEFARADLANAESWVRFFNETDVYAMIGTVHTALAQQADVSHTKYAIPALAKATDAYGDDMARSKTFSLSMLATNHLLEGDIDHGAKVGGKALDCAEGLKSKRVEQRMRPLKEEAQRRSNNPDARDLVERMSTFFS; encoded by the coding sequence ATGGACGCCAACGACGCGAAGCAAAGTCGCATCAAGTCCGAGGTATGGGAAACCGCGGAGATGCGGGACGCTCTCGCGAACCGCAACATCAGCGAGGTTTACCGACAGCTGCGCAAACACGGTGTGTCGCAGCGCCAGATCGCTGCCATGACCGGCCAGTCACAGTCCGAGGTGTCGGAGATCCTCAAGGGTCGCCAGGTGATGGCCTACGACGTGCTTTCCCGGATCTCCGAAGGCCTCGGCATTCCCCGCGGGTACATGGGCCTCGCCTACGACGAGGCCACGGAGATCCAGGTCGTCGGCGCCGCCGACGAGCAGCAAGCTGAGGAGGACGAGTCCGTGAAACGGCGGAAGTTCCTCGCGCACGCAGCCCAGGTGACGATGGGGGCCGCGGTCTTCGGGCCTGCCTCGGACGCGTGGGCGGCGAGTCCGGCAAGGACACCCGCACCAGGGCGGATCGGGATGACCGACGTGCGCCAGGTGGAGGCGGCGACGAGAGCACTACGCGCGCTCGACTACCAGTACGGCGGTGGGTTCTGCCGGGACGCTGTGGTCGCCCAGTTGTCCTGGGGGCAGCAGATGCTCCAGGCGAGCGGGACCGAAGGCGTGAAGTCCCGGCTTTACGTCGCGCTCGCCGACCTGCACAGCCTCGCCGGATGGACCTCGTTCGACATCGGGCTGATCGACTCGGCCCGTGGTCATTTCGCCAACGCCCTCGATCTGGCCAAGCAGGGCGAGAACCACCCACTCGTCGCCAACGTGCTGTACCGGATGGGCAGGGTCTACCTGCACCAGGAGGCCCCCAACGATGCGCTCAAGCTGTTCCAGCTCGGTCAGATCGCGGCGCAGGAGTCCGGTTCGGAGCTCGCCGTCGCCGTGCTGTGTGCGAACGAGGCGTGGGCCTACGCGATGATGGGTAACGCCGAGCAGGCCATCAAACTGCTCGGCAGGACAAGGGACGAGTTCGCGCGCGCGGATCTGGCCAATGCCGAGTCGTGGGTGCGCTTCTTCAACGAGACCGACGTCTACGCCATGATCGGCACGGTTCACACCGCGCTGGCGCAGCAGGCCGACGTGTCACACACCAAGTACGCGATTCCGGCGCTGGCGAAGGCCACCGACGCCTACGGCGACGACATGGCCCGCAGCAAGACGTTCAGCCTGAGCATGCTCGCGACCAACCACCTGCTCGAGGGCGACATCGACCACGGCGCGAAGGTCGGAGGCAAGGCGCTGGACTGCGCGGAAGGGCTGAAATCAAAGCGTGTCGAGCAGCGGATGCGCCCACTGAAGGAGGAAGCACAACGGCGCAGCAACAATCCCGACGCGCGCGATCTCGTCGAGCGGATGTCGACGTTCTTCTCCTGA